In Odontesthes bonariensis isolate fOdoBon6 chromosome 22, fOdoBon6.hap1, whole genome shotgun sequence, one genomic interval encodes:
- the LOC142372530 gene encoding proteinase-activated receptor 1-like, with the protein MFSASLKCLLLVLLTQRAALAANSSDAKGRSFLHFDRSSTDEPIDWSVEFSDEDNRSFVSTRNHSQNRTNPRPSISEDALLFLTGPVSTIFIPSFYTLVFSISVPLNICAVLAFAQGIRPKKPAAIYMLNLAFADLLFALVLPFKIFYHFVGNNWIFGPIMCQVVTAAFYWNMYCSVLLIACISVDRLLAVVYPIDSLAWRRPRNAVIACATMWILSFAGSVPLVISNQTFALEELNITTCHDVQHSSKIIWLKNYFIALCCTLFFLPLLITVVSYTRVIWSLRRVPQGLSASSRRRTRAVVMALTVLVIFLLCFMPTNCLLLLHYLMFNEELKSSREAPDGSYGFYLMFLCLGSLNCLLDPLVYYFGSSQCKRQLSKVLMCQKMSSITHSSSDSCRSSTRKILKSSRTENSTVTKMDSLQDNLNSQYKKLLV; encoded by the exons ATGTTTTCAGCATCTCTCAAGTGTTTGCTTTTGGTTCTGTTGACGCAGCGCGCTGCCTTGGCTGCGAATTCAAGCG acGCCAAAGGACGGTCCTTTCTCCATTTTGACCGTTCATCCACAGATGAACCAATAGACTGGAGCGTAGAATTTAGTGATGAAGACAACAGATCGTTTGTTTCGACAAGAAATCACTCGCAGAACAGAACTAATCCCAGACCGAGCATCTCGGAAGATGCGCTGCTGTTTCTAACGGGCCCCGTCTCCACCATCTTCATACCTTCCTTCTACACTCTGGTGTTCTCCATCAGTGTGCCCCTTAACATCTGTGCGGTGCTGGCCTTTGCTCAAGGCATCCGGCCCAAGAAGCCAGCAGCCATCTACATGCTGAACCTGGCCTTTGCTGACCTGCTCTTTGCTTTAGTGCTGCCCTTTAAGATCTTCTACCACTTTGTAGGCAACAACTGGATCTTTGGCCCGATCATGTGCCAAGTGGTCACTGCCGCCTTTTACTGGAACATGTACTGCTCCGTTCTTCTCATTGCTTGCATCAGCGTGGACCGGCTTCTTGCTGTAGTTTATCCCATCGACTCCCTGGCTTGGAGGAGGCCGCGGAACGCAGTCATAGCCTGCGCAACCATGTGGATATTATCCTTCGCTGGCTCTGTGCCTCTTGTCATCTCCAATCAAACCTTTGCCCTCGAAGAGCTGAACATCACCACTTGCCATGATGTCCAACATTCAAGCAAGATAATTTGGCTCAAGAACTACTTCATCGCCCTATGCTGTACCCTTTTCTTCCTGCCTCTGCTCATCACAGTGGTGTCCTACACTCGAGTAATCTGGTCGCTCAGAAGAGTCCCACAGGGGCTTTCAGCAAGCTCCCGCAGGAGAACGAGAGCAGTGGTGATGGCTTTGACAGTGCTGGTGATATTTCTGTTGTGTTTCATGCCCACAaactgcctgctgctgctgcattacCTGATGTTTAACGAAGAGCTTAAGAGCAGCCGCGAGGCCCCGGATGGATCCTACGGATTCTATctgatgtttctgtgtttgggAAGTCTCAACTGCCTCCTGGATCCTCTGGTCTACTACTTTGGATCATCCCAGTGCAAGAGACAACTCTCCAAGGTGTTAATGTGTCAGAAGATGAGTAGCATCACTCATTCATCATCCGATTCATGCAGATCCAGCACCAGAAAAATTCTGAAATCCAGCCGTACAGAAAACTCTACAGTTACCAAAATGGACTCTTTACAAGACAACCTCAACAGCCAGTACAAGAAACTGCTGGTCTGA
- the LOC142372531 gene encoding proteinase-activated receptor 2-like, giving the protein MTLKTRWLRLVLFLCWMRTCVTDKADITGKGFTGTETEDGVWVSAQAQQILTSRLTTVFLPIIYIIVIVVGLPTNLLAIWVFLFRTKKKHPSSIYMANLALADLLFVVWVPLKIAYHFNGNNWIYGDGLCKVLVAFFYGNMYCSISFIACISVQRYWAVVYPMSQMQRGNSVAISVSIAVWAVVWLLTIPLYLYDQEVKVANLNILTCHDVTRPYQRKIAAGYFLTMGTVGFVVPTVVCIISYVLMLKALRNSMADPNVSKKRRKAVVLIVTVLVMFLVCFTPSNIMLLVHYILLLGEVQNNLYGFYITTLCFASLNSCFDPFVYYFISEDFREHVKNTFLCRSERTVERMRVSFTALKFSKKNSTFTSGTENTQSTDG; this is encoded by the exons ATGACTTTGAAGACGCGATGGCTTCGGCTggtcttgtttttgtgttggaTGCGGACGTGTGTGACGGACAAAGCAG ACATTACAGGGAAAGGCTTCACTGGCACAGAGACTGAAGATGGTGTGTGGGTCAGCGCCCAAGCCCAACAAATCCTGACCAGCCGCCTAACAACGGTCTTCCTCCCGATCATCTACATCATTGTGATTGTCGTTGGGCTTCCCACCAACCTCTTGGCAATCTGGGTATTCCTCTTCAGGACGAAGAAAAAGCACCCGTCCTCCATCTACATGGCCAACCTGGCTCTGGCCGACCTGCTGTTTGTCGTCTGGGTTCCACTGAAAATAGCATATCACTTCAATGGCAACAACTGGATCTACGGAGATGGACTGTGCAAAGTGCTGGTGGCATTTTTCTATGGCAACATGTACTGCTCCATCTCCTTTATTGCTTGCATAAGTGTCCAGCGTTACTGGGCTGTGGTTTATCCCATGTCCCAGATGCAGAGGGGCAACTCTGTAGCCATTTCTGTCTCCATCGCAGTCTGGGCGGTGGTGTGGCTCCTCACCATCCCTCTCTACCTGTATGATCAGGAAGTGAAAGTAGCAAACCTAAACATCCTGACCTGCCATGACGTCACCAGGCCATACCAGAGGAAGATCGCAGCAGGTTACTTCTTGACGATGGGGACGGTGGGATTCGTCGTTCCCACTGTTGTGTGCATCATATCCTACGTCCTCATGCTCAAAGCTCTCAGGAACAGCATGGCGGATCCTAACGTCTCCAAGAAGCGCAGGAAGGCTGTTGTCTTGATCGTCACTGTCCTGGTTATGTTTTTGGTCTGCTTCACCCCCAGTAACATCATGCTGCTGGTGCACTACATCCTCCTGCTGGGCGAGGTTCAGAACAACTTGTATGGATTTTACATCACCACCCTGTGCTTCGCCAGCCTCAACAGCTGCTTTGATCCTTTTGTGTACTACTTCATCTCTGAGGACTTCAGGGAGCATGTGAAGAACACGTTCCTCTGCAGGAGTGAGCGGACCGTGGAGAGGATGAGGGTCTCCTTCACTGCTTTGAAATTCTCCAAAAAGAACAGCACGTTTACATCTGGCACAGAGAACACACAGAGCACTGACGGCTAA